The proteins below come from a single Candidatus Eisenbacteria bacterium genomic window:
- a CDS encoding kynureninase, with amino-acid sequence MATLAEILARPNTLARHYSRFRVAERLLLTGHSHQAWPDVGFEGQVEAWNDAAELVDEKWARAFAKAERVRRGFAALLGDRRGVIALGQNTHELVTRFLSALALTERPRLVTTDGEFHTLRRQMDRLAEIGALQVVKVSATPVESLAERLAAAVDRRTAAVLTSSVLFSNARIVPHLSATLGVCHAAGAELLVDAYHHLNVVPFDLARDGLDDAFVVGGGYKYCQLGEGNCFLRVPPGRERLRPVLTGWFSEFALLSERPTGEVPYGEGAARWSGATYDPTSHYRAARVFDFFEAEALTPALLREISQHQVGLLAAQFDAQDLDPAVVTRDREAPLGGLAGFLALRAPRAAELGAALRERGVWADTRGELLRLGPAPYLSDDQLRDAMAILGDVARRP; translated from the coding sequence ATGGCGACGCTGGCCGAGATCCTCGCCAGGCCCAACACGCTCGCCCGTCACTACTCTCGCTTCCGCGTGGCCGAGCGGCTGCTGCTCACCGGTCATTCTCACCAGGCGTGGCCTGACGTGGGCTTCGAAGGCCAGGTCGAGGCGTGGAACGACGCGGCCGAGCTGGTGGACGAGAAGTGGGCGCGCGCCTTCGCCAAGGCCGAGCGCGTGCGGCGTGGTTTCGCGGCGTTGCTGGGTGACCGCCGTGGAGTCATTGCGCTCGGGCAGAACACGCACGAGCTGGTGACGCGGTTTCTTTCGGCGCTGGCTTTGACGGAGCGTCCGCGGCTCGTCACCACCGACGGGGAGTTTCACACGCTGCGCCGTCAGATGGATCGGCTGGCCGAGATCGGCGCGCTGCAGGTGGTGAAGGTCAGCGCCACGCCGGTCGAGTCGCTGGCGGAGCGACTGGCGGCCGCAGTCGACCGGCGCACCGCCGCCGTCCTGACGTCCTCGGTGCTGTTCTCGAACGCGCGCATCGTGCCGCACCTCTCCGCCACGCTCGGGGTCTGCCACGCGGCCGGCGCGGAGCTGCTGGTCGATGCCTACCACCATCTGAACGTCGTCCCCTTCGATCTGGCGCGCGATGGGCTGGACGATGCATTCGTCGTGGGCGGCGGGTACAAGTACTGCCAGCTCGGCGAAGGGAACTGCTTCCTGCGCGTGCCTCCGGGACGAGAGCGGCTGCGCCCCGTGCTGACCGGTTGGTTCTCCGAGTTCGCGCTGCTTTCGGAGCGGCCGACCGGCGAAGTGCCTTATGGCGAAGGCGCCGCGCGCTGGAGCGGGGCGACCTACGATCCGACCAGCCACTACCGCGCCGCCAGAGTGTTCGACTTCTTCGAGGCCGAAGCGCTGACGCCGGCGCTGCTGCGCGAGATCAGCCAGCACCAGGTGGGATTGCTCGCGGCGCAGTTCGATGCGCAGGACCTGGATCCGGCGGTGGTGACGCGGGACCGCGAGGCGCCGTTGGGGGGTCTGGCGGGGTTCCTGGCGCTGCGCGCGCCGAGAGCGGCCGAGCTGGGCGCGGCCTTGCGGGAGCGCGGCGTCTGGGCCGACACGCGCGGGGAGCTGCTGCGGCTCGGGCCTGCCCCGTACTTGTCGGATGATCAGCTGCGCGACGCCATGGCAATCCTGGGGGACGTGGCCCGCAGGCCGTAG